Proteins found in one Vagococcus carniphilus genomic segment:
- the recD2 gene encoding SF1B family DNA helicase RecD2 gives MFNEEETEKNYIVGQVVTTFFENATNFYKVLLVNVKETNTSYTAQEIVVTGTFGQIQEDELYRFYGDIVNHPRYGEQLKVDSYQQDKPTSASGMINYLSSDKFPGIGKKTAENIVDLLGENAIDKIIENPEILSEIKGLNAKKIALLVETIKENYGMEQVILGLNQYGFGNQLAFSIYQFYKEETLQIINENPYQLVEDIDGVGFKKADALAEQIGISAESPQRIRAAIVHELFQSCLNSGNTYMEARQLLEVAITTLESSRPVEIKPADVADEMIRLAEEGVIIQEETKLYEKSLYFSEVGITTSIKRLLKRKKEISYPKKEIDTQIKAIEKLFDIQYGKSQIQAIKEAITSPFFILTGGPGTGKTTVVNGIVTLFAELNGLSLDLEDYTQEVFPILLAAPTGRAAKRMNEMTGLPASTIHRLLGLTGREKEVLEEAKELEGGLLIVDEMSMVDTWLANTLLKSIPNNMQVIFVGDKDQLPSVGPGQVLTDLLAVEEIPKRELTDIYRQEDGSTIISLAHSIKTGQMPPDLTKNQKDRSFIPCSVNQIESVVQQVVLRASDKGFSPQDVQVLAPMYRGKAGIDQLNQMMQQILNDNDDGTRKEVKWLDKVYRIGDKVLHLVNSPEFNVFNGDMGEITGITYGKETEDKIDEMTLLFDETEVTYKRQEWNKFTLAYACSIHKSQGSEFQMVILPLVKQYGRMLQRKLIYTAVTRSKDFLILLGEVEAFKYAIESEMIPRQTTLKERLIETDATLQLQETKMNQYEEEKIDEVKEELKKETKEPVKQPKDNLSSISLFEEEAEKSEPISYELTMDLVTKGKIDPMIGMEKVSPYDFMT, from the coding sequence ATTTTTAATGAAGAAGAAACTGAAAAAAATTACATTGTGGGACAAGTAGTAACTACTTTTTTTGAAAATGCAACTAATTTTTATAAAGTGTTACTTGTTAACGTGAAGGAGACGAACACGTCTTATACAGCACAAGAAATTGTCGTCACGGGGACATTTGGTCAAATTCAAGAAGATGAGTTGTATCGATTTTATGGTGATATTGTTAATCATCCTAGGTACGGAGAGCAGTTGAAAGTAGATAGTTACCAACAAGATAAACCAACTTCAGCTTCAGGTATGATCAATTATTTATCAAGTGATAAATTTCCAGGAATTGGTAAAAAAACGGCAGAAAATATAGTGGATTTACTTGGAGAAAATGCCATTGATAAAATCATTGAAAATCCAGAAATTTTAAGTGAAATCAAGGGGTTAAATGCCAAAAAAATTGCTTTATTAGTTGAAACGATTAAAGAAAATTATGGCATGGAACAAGTTATTTTAGGTTTAAATCAATATGGTTTTGGTAATCAATTAGCCTTTAGCATTTATCAATTTTATAAAGAAGAAACCCTTCAAATTATTAATGAAAATCCATATCAGCTAGTTGAAGACATCGATGGTGTAGGATTTAAAAAAGCAGATGCGTTAGCTGAACAAATTGGAATCAGTGCAGAATCTCCTCAGAGAATTAGAGCAGCCATCGTTCATGAATTGTTTCAAAGTTGTTTAAATTCAGGTAATACCTACATGGAAGCAAGGCAACTTCTAGAAGTAGCGATAACTACTTTAGAAAGCAGTCGACCAGTTGAAATTAAGCCAGCTGATGTGGCAGATGAGATGATTCGTTTAGCAGAAGAAGGCGTTATCATTCAAGAAGAAACTAAACTTTATGAGAAATCTTTGTATTTTTCGGAAGTAGGTATTACAACTTCTATTAAGCGTTTATTAAAACGAAAAAAAGAAATTTCTTATCCTAAAAAAGAAATTGATACGCAGATTAAAGCAATTGAGAAGCTATTTGATATTCAATATGGAAAATCTCAAATACAAGCAATCAAAGAAGCAATTACTTCTCCGTTTTTCATACTAACGGGAGGACCGGGAACAGGGAAGACAACTGTTGTTAACGGAATTGTCACTCTTTTTGCTGAATTAAATGGTTTATCATTAGACTTAGAAGATTACACACAAGAAGTCTTTCCAATTCTTTTAGCAGCCCCAACAGGCCGTGCGGCAAAGAGAATGAATGAAATGACAGGTTTACCAGCAAGTACTATTCATAGGTTACTGGGGTTAACAGGCCGCGAGAAGGAAGTTCTTGAAGAAGCGAAAGAGCTTGAAGGTGGTCTTTTAATTGTAGATGAAATGTCTATGGTGGATACGTGGTTAGCTAATACATTACTGAAATCTATCCCAAATAACATGCAAGTTATTTTTGTAGGGGATAAAGATCAGCTACCTTCAGTTGGACCAGGGCAAGTATTAACTGATTTGTTAGCAGTAGAAGAAATTCCTAAAAGAGAGTTAACGGATATTTACCGCCAAGAAGATGGTTCGACAATTATCTCTTTGGCTCATAGCATTAAAACAGGCCAGATGCCTCCTGATTTAACTAAAAATCAAAAAGATCGTTCTTTTATTCCTTGTTCTGTTAACCAAATTGAATCGGTGGTTCAGCAAGTTGTATTAAGAGCAAGTGATAAAGGTTTTTCTCCTCAAGATGTTCAAGTTTTAGCGCCAATGTACCGAGGAAAAGCTGGAATTGATCAATTGAATCAAATGATGCAACAAATATTAAATGATAACGATGATGGTACAAGAAAAGAAGTAAAGTGGCTAGACAAAGTTTACCGTATTGGAGACAAGGTACTACACTTAGTAAATAGTCCTGAATTCAATGTTTTTAATGGAGATATGGGAGAAATTACTGGGATCACTTATGGAAAAGAGACTGAAGATAAGATTGATGAGATGACGTTATTATTCGATGAAACAGAAGTTACTTATAAACGTCAAGAATGGAATAAATTTACACTTGCCTATGCTTGTTCGATTCATAAATCTCAAGGTAGTGAATTTCAAATGGTTATTCTTCCGTTGGTGAAACAATATGGCCGAATGCTACAAAGAAAGCTAATTTATACGGCTGTTACAAGAAGTAAAGATTTTTTAATCTTACTTGGAGAAGTTGAGGCTTTTAAATATGCTATTGAGAGTGAAATGATTCCTAGACAAACAACGTTAAAAGAACGCTTAATTGAAACAGATGCGACACTTCAATTACAAGAAACGAAAATGAATCAGTATGAAGAAGAAAAGATAGACGAAGTTAAAGAAGAGCTAAAAAAAGAAACAAAAGAACCAGTTAAACAACCTAAAGATAATTTAAGTTCTATTTCATTATTTGAAGAGGAAGCTGAAAAGAGTGAACCTATTAGTTATGAATTAACGATGGATTTGGTAACAAAAGGTAAAATTGATCCAATGATTGGAATGGAAAAAGTAAGTCCATATGATTTTATGACATAG
- a CDS encoding methyltransferase domain-containing protein — translation MLKKKIEYGIDFLEQHLAIFKCPKCHQSFKEIKNNSAICQNNHHFDLSKKGTLHFPNHHMTSDYDKEMLTSRRKIIQKGLYQPIEDQILILLSELSPDSYVVDMGCGEGSFVNRLKSQEKNPLAYLGFDLSKEGVQLASDFSKDGFFFIGDVTNMPFEDNSIDILLNIFSPSHYEEMNRVLKPGGMMIKVIPEAMYLKEMRELFYHDNPEKQSYSNENVYEKFKKDVSLVKEERLTYAFPVSKEDYEDVLMMSPIHWGSTEKAKIYAKEHPFEELTIDVKILIGKKS, via the coding sequence ATGTTGAAGAAAAAAATAGAGTATGGAATAGACTTTTTAGAGCAACATTTAGCTATTTTTAAATGTCCGAAATGTCATCAAAGTTTTAAGGAAATAAAAAATAATAGCGCCATTTGTCAAAACAATCACCACTTTGATTTATCAAAAAAAGGAACTCTTCATTTTCCTAATCATCATATGACAAGTGATTATGATAAGGAGATGCTAACTAGTCGAAGAAAGATTATTCAAAAAGGCTTGTATCAACCCATAGAAGATCAAATATTAATACTGTTAAGTGAGTTAAGCCCAGATAGTTATGTGGTAGACATGGGATGCGGGGAAGGTAGCTTTGTTAATCGCTTAAAGAGCCAAGAAAAAAATCCTTTAGCGTATTTAGGATTTGATTTATCTAAAGAAGGAGTTCAGTTAGCCAGTGATTTTTCTAAGGATGGATTCTTTTTTATTGGTGATGTAACAAACATGCCATTTGAAGATAACAGCATTGATATTTTATTGAATATTTTTTCACCTAGTCATTACGAAGAAATGAATCGGGTTTTAAAACCAGGTGGAATGATGATTAAAGTTATTCCTGAAGCGATGTATTTAAAAGAAATGAGAGAGCTTTTCTATCATGATAATCCTGAAAAACAAAGTTATTCGAATGAAAATGTATATGAAAAATTCAAGAAAGATGTTAGTTTAGTGAAAGAAGAACGGTTAACTTATGCTTTTCCTGTCTCAAAAGAAGACTACGAAGACGTCTTAATGATGTCTCCAATTCATTGGGGAAGTACTGAAAAAGCTAAAATATATGCGAAAGAACATCCATTTGAAGAGTTAACCATTGATGTGAAAATATTAATTGGAAAAAAATCATAA
- a CDS encoding NADPH-dependent FMN reductase codes for MSKKIGMIVGSTRKGSFNRTIAESVASLFPDKFEVVFPEIGHLEMYEQDLDDEGQTPESWKKFREEIKNLDGVIFVTPEYNRSVPPVLKNAIDIASRPYGENVWDDKPGAIISASPGAISGFGANHHLRQILTFVNVHTMAQPEAYLGSVMNFINEDGSVKEDTVKFLQVITDAYVAWFERLEK; via the coding sequence ATGAGTAAAAAAATTGGAATGATTGTAGGAAGTACAAGAAAAGGTTCTTTTAACCGAACAATTGCAGAAAGTGTTGCTTCATTATTCCCAGACAAATTTGAAGTTGTTTTTCCTGAAATTGGTCACCTAGAAATGTATGAACAAGATTTAGATGATGAAGGTCAAACGCCAGAATCATGGAAAAAATTCCGTGAAGAAATTAAAAATTTAGATGGTGTTATTTTTGTGACGCCAGAATACAATCGATCAGTACCACCTGTTTTAAAAAATGCCATTGATATTGCCTCAAGACCATATGGAGAAAATGTATGGGATGATAAACCAGGAGCAATCATAAGTGCTTCACCAGGAGCAATTAGTGGATTTGGTGCAAACCATCATTTAAGACAAATTTTAACATTCGTTAATGTCCATACAATGGCACAACCAGAAGCTTATTTAGGCTCTGTGATGAATTTTATTAATGAGGATGGTAGTGTTAAAGAAGATACAGTTAAGTTCTTACAAGTTATTACAGATGCTTATGTAGCTTGGTTTGAAAGATTAGAAAAATAA
- the mgtE gene encoding magnesium transporter gives MNENVEMDQQFEFLRRLLHEDKMAEFRDIFLDWHIYEQGQFYFTLDEKERHRLYTYLSPKEIADMFDVIEEDHEDMEDYLAEMSPRYVADMLNEMYTDNAVDLLNQLDKREVAKYLSLMKSKDAIKIKELLGYEDKTAGSIMATEYVSIVDNQTVRSALNLLKKKAQEAEIIYYVYVVSETNRLLGVISLRDLIVAEDDMLISDVKEERVISVNVADDQEDVAKTIRDYDFLAVPVVDSEDRLLGIITVDDIIDVIDDEAASDYSGLAGVDVEAIAETPLKASMKRLPWLITLLFLGMSTATLISHYEVLINEASILAVFISLITGTAGNAGTQSLAVAVRRLAISDDKDPGFFKLILNEVLTGAITGSVTGIVIFAVVGFWKHNYILGFVIGVAMFCAITVANLAGSFIPMLMEKLGFDPAVASGPFITTLSDLTSVLIYFNIASLFMGFFIGT, from the coding sequence ATGAATGAAAACGTAGAAATGGACCAACAATTTGAATTTTTAAGGCGATTGCTTCATGAAGATAAAATGGCTGAATTTAGAGATATATTTTTGGATTGGCATATTTATGAACAGGGACAATTTTATTTTACGTTAGATGAAAAAGAGCGTCATCGTCTTTATACTTATTTATCTCCAAAAGAAATAGCAGATATGTTTGACGTGATTGAAGAAGACCATGAAGACATGGAAGATTATTTAGCAGAGATGTCTCCACGATATGTTGCAGATATGCTAAACGAAATGTATACAGATAATGCTGTGGATTTATTGAATCAGCTAGATAAAAGAGAAGTGGCGAAATACTTAAGTTTGATGAAGTCAAAAGATGCTATCAAAATCAAAGAGCTACTTGGATATGAAGACAAGACGGCTGGATCTATTATGGCAACGGAGTATGTTTCAATTGTCGATAATCAAACAGTTCGTTCGGCATTAAATTTGTTAAAGAAAAAGGCGCAAGAAGCTGAAATTATTTATTATGTTTACGTTGTAAGTGAAACTAATCGTTTATTAGGTGTTATTTCTTTAAGAGATTTAATTGTGGCAGAAGATGATATGCTTATTTCTGATGTGAAAGAAGAGCGGGTTATCTCTGTTAATGTGGCAGATGACCAAGAAGATGTTGCGAAAACTATCAGAGACTATGATTTCTTAGCCGTTCCAGTTGTGGACTCTGAGGATCGTCTATTAGGGATTATTACTGTTGATGATATCATTGACGTTATTGATGATGAAGCTGCTAGTGACTACTCTGGACTTGCCGGAGTTGACGTTGAGGCGATTGCTGAGACTCCTCTAAAAGCTTCAATGAAACGCTTGCCTTGGTTGATCACTTTATTATTCTTAGGGATGTCTACGGCAACTTTAATTAGTCACTATGAAGTGTTAATCAATGAAGCAAGTATTTTAGCCGTTTTTATTTCGTTAATTACAGGTACAGCTGGGAATGCTGGTACGCAGTCACTAGCCGTAGCTGTTAGAAGATTAGCTATTTCAGATGACAAAGACCCAGGTTTTTTTAAATTAATATTAAATGAGGTCTTAACAGGTGCTATTACAGGTAGTGTAACAGGAATTGTTATCTTTGCTGTTGTTGGTTTTTGGAAGCACAATTACATTTTAGGATTTGTTATTGGTGTCGCAATGTTCTGTGCTATTACTGTAGCTAATTTAGCAGGAAGTTTTATTCCGATGTTGATGGAAAAACTGGGGTTTGACCCGGCCGTAGCGAGTGGACCATTTATTACAACACTAAGTGATTTAACAAGTGTATTAATTTACTTTAATATAGCTAGTCTTTTTATGGGCTTTTTTATAGGAACTTGA
- the trmL gene encoding tRNA (uridine(34)/cytosine(34)/5-carboxymethylaminomethyluridine(34)-2'-O)-methyltransferase TrmL yields the protein MNHIVLFEPQIPANTGNIARTCAATNTPLHLIEPLGFSTDDKHLKRAGLDYWHDVNIKYYPNLENFLETIKGKNLHLVSKFARKTYSDVNYDNGEDHYFIFGKETTGLPEEFMREYEENCIRIPMNDEHVRSLNLSNTAALIIYEALKQQGFPNLEKTHIYENDKLS from the coding sequence ATGAATCATATTGTCCTTTTTGAACCACAAATTCCTGCTAATACGGGAAATATTGCAAGAACTTGTGCTGCAACTAATACACCACTTCATTTGATTGAGCCTTTAGGCTTCTCGACAGATGACAAACATTTAAAAAGAGCCGGATTAGATTACTGGCATGATGTTAATATTAAGTACTACCCTAATTTGGAAAACTTTTTAGAAACGATTAAAGGAAAAAATCTTCACTTAGTTAGTAAATTTGCTAGAAAAACATATAGTGATGTGAACTATGATAATGGTGAAGATCATTACTTTATATTTGGTAAAGAGACAACGGGTTTGCCAGAAGAATTTATGAGAGAGTACGAGGAAAACTGTATTCGTATTCCGATGAATGATGAACATGTTAGATCCCTCAACTTATCTAATACTGCTGCTTTAATTATTTATGAAGCACTGAAACAACAAGGATTTCCTAATTTAGAGAAAACACATATTTACGAAAACGATAAGCTTAGCTAG
- a CDS encoding copper homeostasis protein CutC, whose amino-acid sequence MIKEFCAENFTNIPNAIASGANRIELCDNLAVGGTTVSKGVMVETLAYCSEKQVPVRVIIRPRGGNFVYTDTEIKIMEADIYEAKQLGVDGIVIGCLNENNWIDEEAMNILLDAADGMQVTFHMAFDQMSRDNQFKAIDWLSKRHVDRILTHGGMSGTPIEKNLEYINDLISYANNRIILLPGGGIDYKNVDSVVSFLQVKEVHGTKIVELPFS is encoded by the coding sequence ATTATAAAAGAATTTTGTGCCGAAAATTTTACTAATATTCCAAATGCGATTGCTTCTGGTGCAAATCGAATTGAACTATGTGATAACTTAGCAGTAGGTGGAACAACTGTGAGTAAAGGTGTAATGGTTGAAACTTTAGCCTATTGTTCTGAAAAACAAGTACCTGTAAGAGTCATTATTCGCCCTCGTGGAGGGAATTTTGTTTATACTGATACAGAAATCAAAATTATGGAAGCTGACATTTATGAAGCAAAACAGCTAGGTGTTGACGGCATTGTCATTGGTTGCTTAAATGAAAATAATTGGATTGATGAAGAAGCTATGAATATCTTATTAGATGCTGCTGATGGCATGCAAGTGACTTTTCATATGGCCTTTGATCAAATGAGCCGTGATAATCAATTTAAAGCAATTGATTGGCTATCTAAACGTCATGTGGATAGAATTTTAACTCATGGTGGAATGAGTGGTACTCCTATTGAGAAAAATTTAGAGTATATCAATGATTTAATTTCTTACGCTAACAATCGAATCATTTTATTGCCTGGTGGCGGTATTGATTACAAAAACGTAGATTCTGTGGTTTCATTTTTACAAGTGAAAGAAGTTCACGGAACTAAAATTGTTGAATTACCATTTAGTTAA
- a CDS encoding GNAT family N-acetyltransferase, which translates to MNLIFNELTQLTDPHYELLLDADPSKKLVDDYTHRGFTYEVTLDKKLVGTIVLLPTRPETLEIVNIAVEPNFQKQGIGQQMLDFAINYAKKNYYRTLEIGTGSTSIGQLYLYQKVGFRISSIDTDFFIHHYSEEIVENGLVLRDMIRLRLNL; encoded by the coding sequence ATGAATCTTATATTTAATGAACTAACTCAACTGACTGACCCTCATTATGAACTTCTTTTAGATGCTGACCCTTCAAAAAAATTAGTGGACGACTATACTCATCGAGGATTTACTTATGAAGTAACTTTAGATAAGAAATTAGTTGGAACGATTGTCTTATTACCTACAAGACCTGAAACCTTGGAAATTGTTAATATAGCAGTTGAACCTAACTTTCAAAAACAAGGTATTGGTCAGCAAATGTTAGACTTTGCTATTAATTATGCTAAGAAAAATTATTACCGAACATTAGAAATTGGAACTGGTTCGACGAGTATTGGTCAACTTTATCTTTATCAAAAAGTAGGCTTTCGAATTTCAAGTATCGATACTGATTTTTTCATTCATCATTATAGTGAAGAAATAGTAGAAAATGGACTTGTCTTAAGAGACATGATTCGTCTACGTTTAAACCTATAA
- a CDS encoding NAD kinase has product MKIAVVMNDSPKSLKVGKELKQKLIQEDFEITKDRPNVVITVGGDGTLLNAFHTYVDQLDTVRFIGVHTGHLGFYTDWRDYEIDQLIKSLKEDTSKSVTYPLLEVELNYSDSEKSKKYLALNEATVKNLDKTMVAEVYIKNELFETFRGDGLSVSTPTGSTAYSKSLGGAVLHPRVNAIQLNEVASINNRVYRSLGSPMIIANDEWIHLDLKRGDSYQLHIDHFVMNQENLSSMTLKLSEKRIQFASYRHTHFWRRVNDAFIGE; this is encoded by the coding sequence ATGAAAATAGCTGTTGTTATGAATGACTCTCCTAAGTCACTTAAAGTAGGAAAAGAGTTAAAACAAAAATTAATTCAAGAGGATTTTGAAATAACGAAGGATAGACCAAATGTTGTTATAACCGTCGGAGGAGATGGCACTTTGTTGAATGCGTTTCACACTTATGTGGACCAGTTAGATACAGTGCGCTTCATTGGAGTTCATACAGGTCATTTAGGATTTTATACGGATTGGCGTGATTATGAAATTGATCAGCTAATTAAAAGCTTGAAAGAAGATACTTCTAAAAGCGTGACGTATCCTCTTTTAGAGGTTGAACTAAACTACTCTGATTCAGAAAAATCTAAGAAATATTTAGCATTAAATGAAGCGACTGTGAAAAATTTGGACAAGACGATGGTTGCAGAAGTTTATATAAAAAATGAGCTTTTTGAAACATTTAGAGGTGATGGTTTATCGGTGTCAACACCGACAGGTTCAACAGCTTATAGTAAAAGTTTAGGTGGAGCGGTTCTCCATCCAAGAGTAAATGCGATTCAATTAAATGAAGTAGCCTCAATCAATAATCGAGTTTATCGCTCACTAGGCTCCCCTATGATTATTGCAAATGATGAGTGGATTCATTTAGATTTGAAACGTGGGGATAGTTATCAACTTCATATTGATCATTTTGTGATGAATCAAGAAAATTTATCATCGATGACATTGAAGTTATCAGAAAAAAGAATTCAGTTTGCCTCTTATCGTCACACTCATTTTTGGCGTAGAGTAAATGATGCCTTTATTGGTGAGTGA
- a CDS encoding histidine phosphatase family protein codes for MKLYFTRHGKTEWNQEMRLQGMHGDSPLLQESFEEIEKLGQHLKEIPFTMIYSSPLKRAKMTAEGICCELNQKPSIEFASELKELGLGKLEGQRIIDSREKYPKEMWTLRNDPSQYDPTPFDGEIYEDMLARSVGFVHEVVSNTETGPVLFVSHGVTLGGCIQTLIGTPLNEVRKQGGLSNNSLTIVDYTDGIFTLDVWNDSSFLN; via the coding sequence ATGAAACTATATTTCACACGACACGGTAAAACAGAATGGAACCAAGAAATGAGACTACAAGGAATGCATGGAGATTCTCCATTACTTCAAGAAAGCTTTGAAGAAATTGAAAAGTTAGGTCAACATTTAAAAGAAATTCCTTTTACGATGATTTATAGTAGTCCTCTAAAACGTGCCAAAATGACAGCAGAAGGTATTTGCTGTGAGTTAAATCAAAAGCCAAGTATTGAGTTTGCTTCAGAGCTAAAAGAATTGGGGTTAGGGAAATTAGAAGGGCAGAGAATTATTGATAGCCGAGAAAAGTATCCTAAAGAGATGTGGACCTTACGAAATGATCCTAGTCAATATGATCCAACACCTTTTGACGGTGAGATTTATGAAGATATGTTAGCAAGAAGTGTTGGTTTTGTTCACGAGGTTGTTTCTAATACAGAAACAGGCCCAGTTTTATTTGTTAGTCACGGAGTTACATTAGGTGGCTGTATTCAAACCTTGATAGGAACACCTTTAAATGAAGTTAGAAAACAAGGTGGACTGTCGAATAATAGCCTGACAATTGTGGATTATACAGATGGAATATTTACGTTAGACGTGTGGAATGATTCAAGTTTTTTAAATTAG
- a CDS encoding diacylglycerol/lipid kinase family protein: protein MNRFTLHIVVNTQAGSGNAKKVLATTENYLKEKDITYTTYFTEYAGHEKKITSDLLDTLLIDWNHSTKPFPLLVVLGGDGTLHEVINVLQAFPNIPIAYIPGGSGNDFARGISLSRKTKEAIDRILFAKEPQPVNMIRAWFKEQDEVRFILNNIGIGLDANIVSTANHSKTKRFLNKLHLGSLSYLAAIFKVVSKQKAFPISFKTDQQSFHFDQGYLCSITNHPYFGGGVAIDPTASPFNDEISVVLVEKVNIFEIIYLAVRILSKTHLTSKYIHHFKTTHLEVTSPSDQFAQTDGEIVGEESYTISCELTKRLFWI from the coding sequence ATGAACAGATTTACCTTACATATAGTTGTTAATACTCAGGCTGGTTCTGGTAATGCCAAAAAAGTACTTGCAACAACGGAAAACTATTTAAAAGAAAAAGACATTACCTATACAACTTACTTTACTGAATACGCAGGTCATGAAAAAAAAATTACAAGTGATCTTTTAGATACATTATTAATCGATTGGAATCATTCGACTAAACCATTTCCTTTACTAGTTGTTTTAGGAGGTGATGGAACTTTGCATGAGGTTATTAATGTTTTACAAGCCTTTCCTAATATCCCAATTGCTTATATTCCTGGTGGATCTGGTAATGATTTTGCTCGTGGTATTTCTCTTTCCAGAAAAACGAAAGAAGCCATTGATCGAATTCTTTTTGCAAAAGAACCTCAACCTGTCAACATGATTCGAGCTTGGTTCAAAGAGCAAGATGAAGTTCGCTTTATTCTCAATAATATCGGCATTGGTTTAGACGCTAATATTGTTAGCACTGCTAATCACTCAAAAACAAAAAGATTCTTAAATAAGCTACATTTAGGTTCTTTATCTTATTTAGCAGCTATTTTTAAAGTTGTGAGTAAACAAAAAGCATTTCCTATCTCATTTAAAACAGATCAACAGTCGTTTCATTTCGATCAAGGTTATTTATGCTCTATCACCAATCATCCTTATTTTGGTGGTGGTGTCGCTATTGATCCAACTGCTAGTCCTTTTAATGACGAGATTAGTGTTGTGTTAGTTGAAAAAGTAAATATTTTTGAAATTATTTACTTAGCCGTAAGAATTTTATCTAAAACTCATTTAACTTCTAAATACATTCATCATTTTAAAACAACTCATTTAGAAGTTACTTCACCTAGTGACCAGTTTGCTCAAACAGATGGAGAAATTGTCGGTGAGGAATCCTATACCATTTCTTGTGAGTTAACTAAAAGACTTTTCTGGATATAA
- a CDS encoding magnesium transporter CorA family protein: MLLEHKINQKMKWVETNQLTEHEKNVMLNDYDIPLEILDYVTDIYEQSNYIHDPVEGLNLVIVHIPTKLDEQNRYISRPVSFLIKQDILFTFNEGETVIANELLKKKIILTNEYTPTTFMLEGLNILVDSYIPVLREITKQRHKLDDLLTKRLTNRDLIKLSYLQQTLTFFLSATESNVDVLNLLTKSRFGQQFSEVEKERLEDALIEAEQVAHMTGLEAQIVNKISQIFDSIMNNNLNDTMKFLTVWSLALAIPTLITGFFGMNINLPELDNTYGWLYLILFSVLLIIWLILALKRNRKM; this comes from the coding sequence ATGTTACTAGAACATAAAATAAATCAAAAAATGAAGTGGGTGGAAACTAATCAACTGACGGAACATGAAAAGAACGTCATGCTAAATGATTATGATATCCCATTAGAAATATTAGATTATGTGACAGATATTTATGAACAAAGTAATTATATTCATGATCCAGTAGAAGGATTAAATTTAGTGATTGTTCATATCCCAACAAAATTAGATGAGCAGAATCGATATATATCAAGGCCAGTTAGTTTTTTAATCAAACAAGATATACTGTTTACCTTTAACGAAGGAGAAACGGTTATTGCTAATGAGTTATTGAAGAAAAAAATAATTTTAACGAATGAGTACACACCAACAACATTTATGTTAGAAGGTTTAAATATTTTAGTAGATAGTTATATTCCTGTATTAAGAGAAATAACGAAACAACGTCATAAACTAGATGATTTGTTAACGAAACGTTTAACAAATCGTGACCTGATTAAGCTATCCTATTTACAACAAACATTGACGTTCTTTTTAAGTGCCACAGAAAGCAATGTAGATGTGTTAAATCTATTGACTAAATCACGTTTTGGCCAACAATTTTCGGAAGTTGAAAAAGAACGATTAGAAGATGCGTTAATTGAAGCAGAACAGGTAGCACATATGACAGGTTTAGAAGCACAAATTGTTAATAAAATTTCTCAAATATTTGATAGCATTATGAATAATAACTTAAATGATACAATGAAATTTTTAACTGTTTGGTCATTAGCGTTGGCTATACCAACTTTGATTACAGGCTTTTTTGGAATGAACATTAATTTGCCTGAGTTAGATAATACTTACGGTTGGCTTTACTTAATTTTATTTTCAGTTCTTCTTATTATCTGGTTGATACTTGCGCTAAAGAGAAATCGGAAAATGTAA